A genomic window from Leptolyngbya sp. BL0902 includes:
- a CDS encoding AAA-like domain-containing protein: MTVRPLPHLYQAGGSLTADAETYVVRAADQQLWEGLLAGEFCYVFNARQMGKSSLRTRIRQRLEQAGHRCIYLDMTELGSDQVSMEQWYRGVMVVVLRELHLLGSININDRWQTWGSLPPVQQLRLLIDEIFEHLPHSRLFILVDEIDSVLSLDFPANDFFAFIRACHEQRVHQADYGRLTWGLFGVATPSDLIRDPQRTPFNIGRAIDLQDFTLAESQPLLTGFGPQICHPEAVLAAILHWTGGQPFLTQKLCQRVMSLAQVNPREPLPMPPGGEDLWVARLVRDYVIDHWESQDNPEHLRTIRDRLLHNEQRAPRLLALYQRVLAQEEVPFDGSSAQRELLLSGLVAQVEGTLRVKNPIYRAVFSEAWIQTQLDNLRPYAQALNAWVASGYGDESRLLRGETLRQVLDWAKPQSRRLGDLDYRFFQASQEAEQRRIQQNLENERLQAENQSLRQTRQVAQLRTVLLGVVSTALVGALGLSWITWQQYQRSQLGEVKALTSSSNGQFTSHQQLDAMVEALRAYRALGRVQSPGVALRDGVNAVLNQTVFGSNERNRLTGHRGGVLTVDISPDGQWIATGSNDRTVVLWARDGRLVHRLEHQNTVHRVAFTADSQRIITGSLDGTLQVWDLEGQQQLQIQAHDQPVWGVGTSPNGQWMASAGGDRTIKVWRTDGTLAQTLPTTSIPWNVVFSADGDEVIAAVVDGTVQRWRTNGEPLPSLVGHRAEVWDVDVCPGRDQIVSASSDQTVKVWDRKGQLVQTLTPPNSAPLLGVACSDNGAFIAASGKDGRAHIWQSDGTFIRTVRGHRATIRDAALGPDGTFAASASDDGTVRLWQRNLYLMRELVGHTDTIWSLSASSDGRTFASMGSAGEVNIWRDSERLHTLAFDPRAGAFDPTGNLLFTASTSGLHRLTLDQGTLPTTPDPWQPDTTLGSGFGLALQAPPSSDLPPSNAEAFFLAVGTDDGTIQIRDATGAVKTRFKAHSSRIWQLAFSSQAPTLASASEEGTVKLWRTDGTLIGTPIANAGAVWGIAWSPDGQRLAATSLDDTLYLWTYPNGPLQPIPGQSDGLTRVAFSPDGHTIATGGIDGSIKLWHQDGTLRTILPGQGGIITALTFNAGGNLLYSGSDNGQLIVWDMEQIMTLDFVAYACDWVQDYLRHGEGLTPQDRQICTP; encoded by the coding sequence GTGACTGTTCGTCCCTTGCCCCATCTCTACCAGGCTGGCGGAAGCCTGACTGCCGATGCTGAAACCTACGTGGTGCGGGCAGCGGATCAGCAGCTCTGGGAGGGGCTATTGGCAGGGGAGTTTTGCTACGTGTTCAATGCCCGCCAAATGGGCAAATCTAGCCTGAGAACGCGGATTCGTCAGCGCCTAGAGCAGGCCGGACATCGCTGCATCTATCTGGATATGACCGAACTAGGCAGCGATCAGGTGTCGATGGAGCAGTGGTATCGGGGGGTGATGGTGGTAGTGCTGCGGGAGCTGCACCTCCTTGGCTCCATCAACATCAATGATCGCTGGCAAACCTGGGGTTCCCTCCCCCCCGTGCAGCAGTTACGGCTGCTGATTGATGAAATCTTTGAGCACCTGCCCCACAGCCGCCTGTTTATTTTGGTAGACGAAATCGACAGCGTGCTGAGCCTCGACTTTCCCGCCAACGACTTCTTCGCCTTCATCCGCGCCTGCCACGAACAGCGGGTTCACCAGGCCGACTATGGCCGCCTCACCTGGGGGCTGTTTGGCGTGGCCACCCCCTCAGATTTGATTCGCGACCCCCAGCGCACCCCCTTCAACATTGGCCGCGCCATTGATCTCCAGGACTTTACCCTGGCGGAAAGTCAGCCTCTTCTAACGGGGTTTGGGCCTCAGATCTGCCATCCAGAGGCCGTGCTAGCCGCCATTCTCCACTGGACGGGAGGCCAGCCCTTTCTCACCCAAAAGCTCTGTCAGCGGGTGATGAGTCTGGCCCAGGTCAATCCTAGGGAGCCGTTGCCCATGCCGCCGGGAGGGGAGGATTTATGGGTGGCGCGGCTGGTGCGCGATTACGTGATCGACCACTGGGAAAGCCAGGACAACCCAGAACATCTCCGCACCATTCGGGATCGGCTGCTCCACAATGAGCAACGCGCCCCCCGGCTGCTGGCCCTCTACCAGCGGGTGCTAGCCCAGGAGGAGGTGCCCTTCGACGGCAGTTCGGCCCAGCGGGAACTGCTGCTGTCGGGGCTGGTGGCCCAGGTGGAAGGAACCCTGCGGGTGAAAAATCCCATTTATCGGGCGGTGTTTTCCGAAGCCTGGATTCAAACCCAGTTAGACAATCTGCGCCCCTACGCCCAAGCCCTCAATGCCTGGGTGGCCTCGGGCTATGGCGATGAGTCGCGGCTGCTGCGCGGGGAAACCCTGCGCCAGGTGTTGGATTGGGCTAAGCCCCAAAGTCGGCGGCTGGGGGATTTAGACTACCGCTTCTTTCAGGCCAGCCAGGAGGCGGAACAGCGGCGTATTCAGCAAAACCTAGAGAACGAACGACTCCAGGCCGAAAACCAAAGCCTGCGGCAAACCCGCCAGGTGGCGCAGCTCAGAACCGTGCTGCTGGGGGTCGTTTCTACGGCCTTGGTGGGGGCCTTGGGCCTAAGCTGGATCACCTGGCAGCAGTATCAGCGGAGCCAACTGGGGGAAGTGAAGGCGCTGACTTCCTCCTCCAATGGGCAGTTTACCTCTCACCAGCAGTTGGATGCCATGGTGGAAGCGCTGCGAGCCTACCGCGCCCTAGGGCGGGTGCAGTCCCCTGGGGTGGCCCTGCGCGATGGGGTGAATGCGGTGCTGAATCAAACCGTCTTTGGCAGCAATGAACGCAACCGCCTGACCGGGCATCGGGGGGGCGTGCTGACGGTGGACATTAGCCCTGATGGCCAGTGGATCGCCACGGGCAGCAATGATAGAACCGTAGTTTTGTGGGCCAGGGATGGTCGCCTGGTGCATCGCCTAGAGCACCAAAATACGGTGCATCGGGTGGCCTTCACCGCCGACTCCCAGCGGATCATCACCGGAAGCCTAGACGGCACCCTACAGGTGTGGGATTTAGAGGGGCAGCAGCAGCTCCAAATCCAGGCCCACGATCAGCCTGTGTGGGGAGTGGGCACCAGCCCCAATGGCCAGTGGATGGCCTCGGCGGGCGGGGATCGCACCATCAAGGTTTGGCGCACCGATGGCACCCTAGCCCAAACCCTACCCACCACCAGCATTCCCTGGAACGTGGTGTTTAGTGCCGATGGGGACGAGGTAATCGCGGCGGTGGTGGATGGCACGGTGCAGCGCTGGCGGACCAATGGGGAGCCGCTACCGTCCTTGGTGGGGCACCGGGCGGAGGTGTGGGATGTGGATGTTTGCCCCGGCCGCGATCAGATTGTGTCCGCCAGTTCCGACCAAACGGTGAAGGTGTGGGATAGGAAGGGCCAGCTTGTGCAAACCCTCACCCCGCCGAATTCGGCTCCTCTGCTGGGGGTGGCCTGTAGCGACAATGGTGCGTTTATCGCGGCCAGCGGCAAGGATGGTAGAGCCCATATTTGGCAGAGTGACGGTACCTTTATTCGCACCGTGCGGGGGCATCGGGCCACCATTCGCGACGCCGCCCTAGGGCCAGATGGCACCTTTGCCGCCTCCGCCAGCGACGACGGCACCGTGCGCCTCTGGCAGCGTAATCTCTACCTGATGCGAGAACTGGTAGGCCATACCGACACCATTTGGTCGCTCTCCGCCAGCTCCGATGGCCGCACCTTTGCCTCCATGGGATCCGCTGGAGAAGTGAATATCTGGCGGGATTCAGAACGGCTCCATACCCTAGCCTTTGACCCCAGGGCCGGAGCCTTTGATCCCACGGGCAACCTTCTGTTTACCGCCAGTACATCAGGGCTGCACCGCCTCACCCTCGATCAGGGGACTTTGCCCACAACGCCCGATCCTTGGCAACCTGACACGACCCTCGGCAGCGGTTTTGGGCTAGCTTTGCAGGCACCACCGAGTTCCGACTTACCCCCCTCGAACGCAGAGGCCTTCTTCCTCGCCGTGGGCACCGATGACGGCACCATCCAAATCCGCGACGCTACGGGGGCAGTGAAAACCCGGTTTAAAGCCCACAGTTCGCGCATTTGGCAACTGGCGTTTAGCTCCCAGGCCCCCACCCTGGCTTCGGCCAGCGAGGAGGGCACAGTCAAACTATGGCGCACCGATGGCACCCTGATCGGCACTCCCATTGCCAATGCCGGGGCCGTGTGGGGCATTGCCTGGAGTCCTGATGGCCAACGCCTAGCCGCCACCAGCCTAGACGATACCCTCTACCTCTGGACTTACCCCAACGGCCCTCTCCAACCAATCCCTGGCCAAAGCGATGGCCTGACGCGGGTGGCCTTCAGCCCCGACGGCCACACTATCGCCACCGGAGGCATTGATGGATCGATTAAACTGTGGCACCAAGACGGCACCCTTCGTACCATTCTCCCTGGCCAAGGGGGAATCATCACCGCCCTCACCTTCAATGCCGGGGGCAACCTGCTCTACTCCGGCAGCGACAACGGCCAGTTGATCGTCTGGGACATGGAGCAAATTATGACCCTCGACTTTGTCGCCTATGCCTGCGATTGGGTGCAAGACTACCTCCGCCACGGCGAGGGACTGACGCCCCAGGATCGCCAAATCTGTACCCCCTAG
- a CDS encoding AAA-like domain-containing protein gives MTPFSPQSMDVKAALEIVKQILAPQQLSYVEELVFIRTWQDQRYRDMAVDTGYEEGYLKDIGSRLWQALSQHLGYPVSKKRLRFILAEVARQPEDRNPLGMPAATVVGEKSIEFPGSPLPFQSSWYVERPPLEEMAHRALQQSGSLLRIKGAWGMGKTSLIHRLLGQAQREGMPVALIDMRQADASAFESFDAFARWFCWAISQKFNFNLNVDDYWFASAGSKLSCTTFIQDQVLSRLAMPVVVAIDTLHHLAEYPTIASNFFAMLRSWYEQARSSPEWGQLRLVMAYAAELDLPLQTHQSPFNVGLPLELPLLTRTQAEDLAQRHHLANQGVSEDDINRLLIRVGGHPYLLQIAFYWLQSGHFTSQQLIDQAATDDGIYREYLHRLWAIFQQSPDLEKAWQQVIASDQPVVLPASVAHRLEAMGIVQLESGRVRVRCHLCRDYFSALYADL, from the coding sequence ATGACTCCTTTTTCACCACAGTCCATGGATGTGAAAGCGGCCCTGGAGATTGTGAAACAGATTCTAGCGCCACAGCAGTTGAGCTACGTTGAAGAACTCGTTTTTATCCGTACTTGGCAAGATCAGCGCTACCGAGACATGGCGGTAGACACGGGCTATGAGGAGGGATACCTCAAAGATATCGGCTCCCGGCTGTGGCAAGCCCTCTCCCAGCACCTAGGCTACCCGGTGAGCAAAAAACGCCTGCGGTTTATCCTGGCGGAAGTCGCCCGACAGCCGGAGGATCGAAACCCCTTGGGAATGCCAGCAGCGACGGTGGTGGGGGAAAAGTCGATTGAGTTTCCTGGATCGCCCCTGCCCTTTCAGTCGTCATGGTATGTAGAACGTCCACCCCTAGAGGAGATGGCCCATCGGGCGCTGCAACAGTCGGGCAGTCTGCTTCGCATCAAGGGGGCTTGGGGGATGGGCAAGACATCGCTGATTCACCGACTCCTCGGACAGGCGCAGCGGGAGGGGATGCCCGTAGCCCTGATCGATATGCGTCAGGCCGATGCCTCCGCCTTCGAGAGCTTTGATGCCTTTGCCCGCTGGTTTTGCTGGGCCATCAGCCAGAAGTTTAACTTCAATCTGAATGTGGACGACTATTGGTTTGCCAGTGCTGGCAGCAAACTCAGTTGCACCACATTTATACAAGACCAGGTGCTCAGTCGGCTGGCTATGCCTGTGGTAGTGGCCATCGATACCCTGCACCACCTGGCCGAGTACCCCACGATTGCCAGCAATTTTTTCGCCATGCTGCGTTCCTGGTACGAGCAGGCCCGCAGTAGCCCAGAGTGGGGGCAGTTGCGGCTGGTGATGGCCTATGCCGCCGAGCTTGATCTGCCCTTGCAAACCCACCAGTCTCCCTTCAACGTGGGGCTCCCCCTCGAATTGCCCCTGCTGACCCGCACCCAAGCGGAGGACTTGGCCCAGCGCCATCATCTGGCCAATCAGGGGGTGAGTGAGGATGATATCAACCGTCTGCTCATCCGGGTAGGAGGCCACCCCTACCTCTTACAAATCGCGTTCTATTGGCTTCAGTCGGGCCATTTTACAAGCCAGCAGTTGATCGATCAGGCCGCCACCGACGACGGCATTTACCGCGAGTATTTGCATCGGCTGTGGGCGATTTTTCAGCAGTCCCCCGATCTGGAAAAAGCTTGGCAGCAGGTGATTGCCTCGGATCAGCCTGTGGTGTTACCAGCTTCTGTTGCTCACCGCCTAGAGGCCATGGGGATCGTGCAGCTTGAATCTGGGCGAGTTCGGGTACGTTGTCACCTCTGCCGAGACTATTTTTCCGCTCTCTACGCCGATCTCTAG